A genome region from Akkermansiaceae bacterium includes the following:
- a CDS encoding stilbene synthase: MFLTSLATANPPHAFTQAETWLALQSHPDIGKLKPRSLSLLEKILTNPSSGIAQRRFTSPDLTHIFRKDAEQLNRSFEHEAPKLSAAALTSALAKAGIRADEIDALFLCTCTGYLCPGPSSHVAEIAGLRADAYLCDLVGLGCGAAIPTLRAAHGYLAANPTHRAAVVAMEISSAAFYIDDDPGVLISLCLFGDGAAAAILCGENASGAAWEFHGFDTHHIPAEREKIRFANSGGKLKNQLHRSVPELAASAVSKLYERRQKSPDQILAHSGGRDVIEAIETAIPGFHLTETRQVLANHGNMSSPSLLFALEERLRTQPADTSLWLTAFGAGFAAHSCHLSRT; the protein is encoded by the coding sequence AACCCTCCCCACGCATTCACCCAGGCGGAGACATGGCTCGCCCTCCAATCCCATCCCGACATCGGGAAACTCAAGCCCCGCTCCCTTTCCCTGTTGGAAAAAATCCTCACCAACCCCTCCTCCGGCATCGCCCAACGCCGCTTCACCTCCCCCGACCTCACCCACATCTTCCGAAAAGACGCCGAACAGCTCAACCGCTCCTTCGAACACGAAGCCCCGAAACTCTCCGCCGCCGCCCTGACAAGCGCCCTCGCAAAAGCCGGCATCCGGGCCGATGAAATCGACGCCCTATTCCTCTGCACCTGCACCGGTTATCTCTGCCCCGGCCCGTCCAGCCATGTTGCGGAAATCGCAGGGCTCCGCGCCGACGCCTATCTCTGCGATCTCGTCGGCCTTGGCTGCGGCGCCGCCATCCCCACCCTCCGCGCCGCCCACGGCTACCTCGCCGCAAACCCCACCCACCGCGCCGCCGTGGTCGCCATGGAAATCTCATCCGCCGCCTTCTACATCGACGACGATCCCGGCGTCCTCATCTCCCTCTGCCTCTTCGGCGATGGCGCCGCCGCCGCCATCCTATGCGGCGAGAACGCAAGCGGAGCAGCCTGGGAATTCCACGGCTTCGACACCCACCACATACCCGCCGAGCGCGAGAAAATCCGCTTTGCGAACTCCGGCGGAAAACTCAAGAACCAGCTCCACCGCAGCGTCCCCGAACTCGCAGCATCCGCCGTTTCGAAACTCTACGAACGCCGCCAAAAATCCCCTGACCAGATCCTCGCCCACTCCGGCGGCCGCGATGTCATCGAGGCCATCGAGACCGCCATCCCCGGCTTCCACCTTACCGAAACCCGCCAAGTCCTCGCCAACCACGGCAACATGTCCAGCCCCTCGCTCCTCTTCGCGCTGGAGGAACGCCTCCGCACCCAACCCGCCGACACCTCGCTCTGGCTCACCGCCTTCGGTGCCGGCTTCGCCGCCCACTCCTGCCATCTCTCAAGAACCTAG
- a CDS encoding DUF2071 domain-containing protein — protein sequence MHPTPAQRLAQRSRPSGLPVMKQLWAGLGFFHWPVDPTVIRERIPTGLRVDTYDGKAWLGIVPFLMQRVRPAGLPPLPWLSWFHELNLRTYVFDKHGNPGVWFFSLDCNQPLAVEIARRFFHLPYEHARMSSCVESGNIRYCSLRKKSTLPQALFTYPSQPSSPATAAEGSLEWFLVERYRLFSVDRNGQLHSGMVHHAPYLISPMPQATCATTPFALNGFPQPETHPTSMLCAQPVEVSVFPLRKIP from the coding sequence ATGCATCCCACCCCAGCACAACGCCTCGCCCAGCGCTCCCGCCCCTCCGGCCTCCCCGTCATGAAACAGCTCTGGGCAGGACTCGGTTTCTTCCACTGGCCCGTCGATCCGACAGTCATCCGGGAACGCATCCCGACCGGCCTCCGCGTAGACACCTACGATGGCAAGGCATGGCTCGGCATCGTCCCCTTCCTCATGCAGCGCGTCCGGCCGGCCGGCCTTCCGCCGCTGCCTTGGCTCTCATGGTTCCACGAGCTCAACCTCCGCACCTATGTCTTCGACAAACACGGCAACCCCGGAGTCTGGTTCTTCTCGCTCGATTGCAACCAGCCCCTCGCCGTGGAGATCGCCCGCCGTTTCTTCCATCTCCCCTACGAGCACGCCCGCATGTCCTCCTGCGTGGAATCGGGAAACATCCGCTACTGCAGCCTCCGGAAAAAGAGCACGCTTCCCCAAGCCCTTTTCACCTATCCCTCGCAGCCCTCCTCCCCCGCCACGGCGGCCGAGGGCTCGCTCGAATGGTTCCTCGTCGAGCGCTACCGCCTCTTCTCCGTTGATCGAAACGGCCAACTCCACAGCGGCATGGTGCACCACGCCCCCTACCTCATCTCACCCATGCCGCAGGCCACCTGCGCGACCACCCCCTTCGCCCTCAACGGCTTCCCCCAACCCGAAACCCATCCCACCTCCATGCTCTGTGCACAGCCCGTGGAGGTAAGCGTGTTTCCCCTCAGGAAAATCCCGTGA
- the ruvB gene encoding Holliday junction branch migration DNA helicase RuvB: MPENFYQQTAEAPDTPFDVSLRPPAFSEFIGQEKVKDRILLMLEAAKRRGDVLDHVLLSGPPGLGKTTLANLIAKAAGTQMHTTSGPQIEKAGDLAGILTNIQKGDILFIDEIHRLHPAIEEYLYPAMEDYRLDIIIDSGPSARSIQINLPRFTLVGATTRSGMLTAPLRSRFGLINRLDYYTREELADIIERSAGLLDVEIHRQGALEVASRSRGTPRVANALLRWVRDFAQVRGGGIIDAENAVGALAMIEIDADGLDEMDKRILEAIIYKFGGGPVGLNSVAVACGEDAATLEEVHEPFLIMQGFVQRTPRGRTAMPAAYAKIGAPLPPKPEDPQAKLF; encoded by the coding sequence ATGCCAGAGAACTTTTACCAGCAGACCGCCGAAGCGCCCGACACCCCCTTCGATGTCTCGCTCCGCCCCCCGGCCTTCTCCGAATTCATCGGCCAGGAAAAGGTCAAGGATCGCATCCTGCTCATGCTTGAGGCGGCGAAACGGCGCGGCGATGTGCTAGACCACGTACTCCTCTCCGGCCCACCCGGCTTGGGGAAAACCACGCTCGCCAACCTAATTGCCAAGGCCGCAGGCACACAGATGCACACAACCTCCGGCCCGCAGATCGAGAAGGCGGGCGATCTCGCCGGTATCCTCACGAACATCCAGAAAGGCGACATCCTTTTCATCGACGAGATCCACCGCCTCCACCCGGCCATCGAGGAATACCTCTACCCCGCGATGGAGGACTACCGGCTCGACATCATCATCGACTCCGGCCCCTCAGCCCGCTCGATACAGATCAACCTGCCGCGCTTCACCCTCGTCGGCGCAACCACCCGCTCCGGGATGCTCACCGCCCCGCTGCGCTCGCGCTTCGGCCTCATCAACCGCCTCGACTACTACACCCGCGAGGAACTCGCCGACATCATCGAGCGCTCCGCCGGACTGTTAGATGTGGAAATCCACCGCCAGGGTGCGCTGGAGGTCGCATCGCGCTCGCGCGGCACCCCGCGTGTCGCCAACGCCCTGCTGCGCTGGGTTCGGGACTTCGCCCAGGTACGCGGAGGTGGCATCATCGATGCGGAAAACGCCGTGGGTGCGCTCGCCATGATCGAGATCGATGCCGACGGCCTCGATGAAATGGACAAGCGCATCCTCGAAGCCATCATCTACAAGTTCGGAGGCGGGCCTGTGGGGCTGAATTCGGTGGCGGTCGCCTGTGGCGAGGACGCCGCGACCCTTGAGGAAGTCCACGAACCTTTCCTCATCATGCAGGGCTTCGTCCAGCGCACCCCGCGCGGAAGGACGGCCATGCCCGCCGCGTATGCAAAGATAGGCGCACCGCTCCCGCCGAAACCGGAAGACCCGCAGGCGAAACTTTTCTGA
- a CDS encoding globin, producing MTPTEQDVIKACGEDGIRAMVAAFYRRVRIDDLIGPMYPADDWEGSEERLADFMLFRLGASDAYMEKRGHPRLRMRHMPFRIGIAERDRWLQLMAEAMDETKVPPFARSFLDSLFAQVADFMRNQPET from the coding sequence ATGACCCCTACCGAACAAGATGTGATCAAGGCCTGTGGCGAAGACGGCATCCGCGCCATGGTCGCCGCCTTCTACCGCCGCGTCCGCATCGACGACCTCATCGGCCCCATGTATCCCGCCGACGATTGGGAGGGCTCCGAGGAGCGCCTTGCCGACTTCATGCTCTTCCGCCTCGGCGCCTCCGATGCCTACATGGAAAAGCGCGGCCACCCCCGCCTGCGGATGCGCCACATGCCCTTCAGGATCGGCATCGCCGAGCGCGACCGCTGGCTCCAGCTCATGGCAGAGGCCATGGACGAGACGAAAGTCCCCCCCTTCGCCCGCTCATTCCTCGATTCCCTCTTCGCGCAGGTCGCGGATTTCATGCGCAACCAGCCGGAAACATGA